A portion of the Streptococcus urinalis 2285-97 genome contains these proteins:
- a CDS encoding NYN domain-containing protein, whose product MKKRILLVDGYNMIAFWTETKQYFKTNKLDQAREILLRKLNHYAHFENIDIVCVFDAQYVPGVRQSYEQYKITTIFTEEDETADSYIERLAADLNNGIHLVEVATSDLNEQWTVFSQGALRVSARELEKRVNTVKSDLDKMSQSIDLKKPKLGSFNNDQLNQLRQFMNDID is encoded by the coding sequence ATGAAAAAAAGAATTTTACTGGTTGATGGCTATAATATGATAGCTTTTTGGACAGAAACAAAACAATATTTTAAGACGAATAAATTAGATCAAGCAAGAGAAATACTATTAAGAAAGCTTAATCATTATGCCCATTTTGAAAATATAGATATTGTTTGTGTCTTTGATGCTCAATATGTCCCTGGAGTTAGACAAAGTTATGAACAATATAAGATAACAACTATATTTACTGAAGAAGATGAAACAGCAGACTCATATATTGAACGGTTAGCTGCTGACTTAAATAATGGAATCCATCTGGTAGAAGTTGCAACGAGTGATCTTAATGAGCAATGGACTGTTTTTTCTCAAGGTGCACTACGAGTATCAGCGCGTGAACTCGAAAAAAGGGTAAATACGGTAAAATCTGATTTGGATAAAATGTCACAGTCTATTGATTTAAAAAAACCAAAACTAGGTTCGTTTAATAATGATCAACTCAATCAATTACGTCAATTTATGAATGATATTGATTAA
- the rlmB gene encoding 23S rRNA (guanosine(2251)-2'-O)-methyltransferase RlmB → MKTYDNNSQKETSDIVYGVHAVIESLTANTANKLYIQDDLHGKNVDKIKALATEKKVSISWTPKKTLSEMTDGAVHQGFVLRVSAFAYSELESIISRASHEENPLILILDGITDPHNFGSILRTADATKVSGIIIPKHRAVGVTPVVAKTSTGAVEYVPIARVTNLSQTLDKLKEEGYWIFGTDMDGTSSHKWNTSGKIVLIIGNEGKGISANLKKQVDEMITIPMEGHVQSLNASVAAALLMYEVFRNKLN, encoded by the coding sequence ATGAAAACATATGATAATAATTCTCAAAAAGAGACGTCTGATATCGTTTATGGTGTTCATGCTGTTATAGAAAGTTTGACAGCTAATACAGCAAATAAACTCTATATTCAAGATGACTTACATGGAAAAAATGTAGATAAAATAAAAGCATTGGCAACAGAGAAAAAAGTTTCCATTTCTTGGACACCAAAAAAAACCTTATCAGAGATGACTGATGGTGCAGTTCATCAGGGATTCGTATTAAGAGTCTCAGCATTTGCTTATTCAGAACTAGAAAGTATTATTAGTAGAGCTTCACATGAAGAAAATCCACTAATTTTGATTTTAGATGGCATTACGGATCCTCATAATTTTGGATCCATATTGAGAACAGCTGATGCTACAAAGGTAAGTGGTATTATTATTCCAAAACATAGAGCAGTAGGTGTTACTCCAGTGGTTGCTAAGACCTCAACTGGTGCGGTTGAATATGTTCCAATTGCTAGAGTTACAAATCTAAGCCAAACTTTGGATAAGTTAAAAGAAGAAGGCTATTGGATTTTTGGAACTGATATGGATGGAACGTCTTCTCATAAGTGGAATACAAGTGGAAAAATTGTCCTCATTATTGGTAATGAAGGTAAAGGTATTTCTGCAAATCTTAAAAAACAAGTTGATGAAATGATTACGATTCCAATGGAAGGTCATGTTCAAAGCCTTAATGCTAGTGTAGCTGCAGCTCTATTAATGTATGAAGTTTTTCGCAACAAACTCAATTAA
- the buk gene encoding butyrate kinase, which produces MTTILAINPGATSTKLALYKDEKCVWKDEIIYDSQDLDSFPHVFDQFDIRLKDIEDLLLRHHVSTIDLAVGRGGLIGPVKSGAILANDALINHLQYHPVLEHPSNLGAKLAKALMSKYGNQKAAYVYDPVTVDSMRAVSRITGLKNVERTSTGHHLNMRAVARKAAEELGKPYDNVNLVIAHVGGGSSASAHEKGHIVDFVSDDEIMFSAERSGGMPIKAMVKVIKEIGLDDFSVLVRKKAGLQSLCQTADLREVEAKIAAGDKDAALVFDALALGIAKTLATLAVSVNGPIDMVCLTGGMAYSEALCQKVAERTAFIGPFKAFPGEFELEALALGGLRVYNKTESYQVLEFEHEN; this is translated from the coding sequence ATGACAACAATATTGGCAATTAATCCTGGAGCAACTTCAACAAAATTGGCTTTATACAAAGATGAAAAATGTGTTTGGAAAGATGAGATTATTTATGACAGCCAAGATTTAGATTCTTTTCCACATGTTTTTGACCAATTTGATATACGCTTAAAAGATATTGAAGATTTATTACTCAGACATCACGTTTCAACAATTGATTTAGCCGTTGGTCGTGGTGGTTTGATTGGTCCAGTAAAATCTGGTGCAATTCTAGCCAATGATGCCTTGATAAATCATTTACAATATCATCCCGTTTTAGAACACCCATCAAATCTAGGAGCAAAATTAGCAAAAGCACTCATGTCAAAATATGGTAATCAAAAAGCTGCATATGTTTATGATCCTGTAACTGTAGATTCTATGCGAGCTGTTTCTCGCATAACGGGTCTAAAAAATGTGGAAAGAACGTCTACAGGACATCATTTGAATATGCGAGCTGTTGCTAGAAAAGCTGCAGAAGAACTTGGAAAACCTTATGATAATGTTAACTTAGTCATCGCTCATGTTGGGGGTGGATCAAGTGCTAGTGCACATGAAAAAGGACACATTGTAGACTTTGTCTCAGATGATGAAATCATGTTTTCTGCCGAGCGTTCAGGGGGAATGCCAATAAAAGCCATGGTAAAAGTCATTAAAGAAATTGGCTTAGATGATTTTAGCGTTTTAGTAAGAAAAAAAGCAGGACTGCAATCCTTATGTCAAACAGCAGATTTACGAGAAGTTGAAGCAAAAATAGCTGCTGGGGACAAAGATGCAGCTTTGGTTTTTGATGCTCTGGCACTTGGCATAGCAAAGACACTGGCAACCTTAGCAGTCAGTGTTAATGGTCCAATTGACATGGTCTGCCTAACGGGTGGTATGGCGTATTCTGAAGCCTTATGTCAAAAAGTTGCAGAAAGAACTGCTTTTATAGGTCCCTTCAAAGCTTTTCCTGGAGAATTTGAACTAGAGGCACTGGCATTAGGTGGCTTACGGGTTTATAACAAAACAGAATCCTACCAAGTGCTAGAGTTTGAACATGAGAATTAG
- the cysE gene encoding serine O-acetyltransferase, with the protein MGWWKKTIAIVKEQDPAARTSLEVLLTYPGVKALAAHRLSHFLWQHHFRLLARMHSQFWRFWTNIEIHPGAEIASGVFIDHGAGLVIGETAIIEEGVMLYHGVTLGGTGKDTGKRHPTVRRGALVSAHSQIIGPIEIGENAKVGAAAVVLTDVPSDLTVVGVPAKVVRVHGEKDLASIETIEQRREASYNSSKL; encoded by the coding sequence ATGGGATGGTGGAAAAAAACAATTGCCATTGTCAAAGAACAAGACCCAGCAGCCAGAACAAGTCTCGAAGTCTTATTGACCTATCCTGGTGTAAAGGCTTTAGCGGCTCACCGTTTGTCACATTTTTTATGGCAACATCATTTTCGCCTTTTAGCGAGAATGCATAGTCAATTTTGGCGTTTTTGGACAAATATAGAAATTCATCCTGGTGCTGAAATAGCTAGCGGTGTTTTCATTGACCACGGTGCGGGTCTAGTGATTGGTGAAACTGCTATAATTGAAGAAGGCGTGATGTTGTATCATGGTGTTACACTTGGTGGAACAGGTAAAGATACAGGGAAACGACATCCAACTGTTCGTCGTGGTGCTTTGGTGTCAGCTCATTCACAAATTATTGGACCAATTGAAATTGGTGAAAATGCTAAAGTTGGAGCTGCTGCAGTTGTGTTAACAGATGTTCCATCTGATTTAACTGTTGTTGGTGTTCCTGCCAAAGTTGTCAGAGTTCATGGTGAGAAGGATCTTGCTTCAATTGAGACAATTGAGCAAAGACGTGAAGCTAGTTATAACTCATCTAAGTTATAA
- a CDS encoding serine hydrolase domain-containing protein: protein MKTKTLNLLFQNFIEKNKLPKAIIKIQKGDGHETAQFEHGGMIEKTPFLLASVSKLWVTTLILQLIDSNKLHYNSIVTDFIPKEKLKNSLCIHGKDQTAFLTVKNLLYQRSGFGNVFLEEPILLKERIAAEDFSYTIDDMLSWVSQIEGHFLPDSDEAYYADINFYLLGEIVEYCYHLSLDDCVNRYIMEPLGLSDSYLVSTEFDNIPPLYTTKGYLNRPKVIASGQGAGGGVSTTADLMVFIRAFIEGRLFDMKHWQELKNYRALQGDYAPVQYGGGHMKIVMGQYDQENQLSFIGHSGLSGAFAFYCPKLDVYLTGTTDNVSKSELCIQLMYLILFELEKEESLLS, encoded by the coding sequence GTGAAAACCAAAACATTAAATTTACTTTTCCAAAATTTTATTGAAAAAAATAAATTACCAAAAGCGATCATTAAGATTCAAAAGGGTGACGGCCATGAAACAGCCCAATTTGAACATGGTGGAATGATTGAAAAAACACCATTCTTGTTGGCCAGTGTTTCTAAATTATGGGTTACCACTTTAATCTTACAATTAATTGATTCTAATAAATTGCATTACAATAGTATTGTAACCGATTTCATTCCAAAAGAAAAGTTAAAAAATAGTCTTTGTATTCATGGTAAGGACCAGACAGCTTTTTTGACAGTTAAAAACTTGCTTTATCAACGAAGTGGTTTCGGGAATGTCTTTTTGGAAGAACCCATTTTATTAAAAGAACGAATTGCAGCTGAGGATTTTTCTTACACAATTGACGATATGCTTTCTTGGGTTAGCCAAATTGAGGGGCATTTTCTTCCTGATAGTGATGAGGCATACTATGCTGATATTAATTTCTATTTATTAGGAGAAATTGTAGAGTATTGTTATCATTTGTCACTTGATGATTGTGTCAATCGATACATTATGGAACCGCTAGGTTTGTCTGATAGTTATCTTGTCAGTACTGAATTTGATAATATTCCACCTTTATATACAACTAAAGGCTATCTTAATAGACCAAAAGTAATAGCGAGTGGTCAAGGAGCTGGTGGGGGCGTTTCAACGACTGCTGACTTAATGGTCTTTATCAGAGCTTTTATAGAAGGACGCTTGTTTGATATGAAGCACTGGCAGGAATTAAAAAATTATCGTGCGCTCCAAGGAGACTATGCACCTGTTCAATATGGTGGTGGACACATGAAAATTGTCATGGGGCAATATGACCAAGAAAATCAATTATCATTTATTGGTCATTCTGGACTAAGTGGCGCCTTTGCTTTTTATTGCCCAAAACTAGATGTCTATTTGACAGGAACAACTGATAATGTTTCCAAGTCTGAATTATGTATTCAACTCATGTATTTGATATTATTTGAACTAGAAAAAGAAGAAAGCTTGTTAAGCTGA
- the rpsO gene encoding 30S ribosomal protein S15 produces MAISKEKKNEIIAQYARHEGDTGSVEVQVAVLTWEINHLNNHIKEHKKDHATYRGLMKKIGHRRNLLAYLRRTDVNRYRELIQSLGLRR; encoded by the coding sequence ATGGCAATCTCAAAAGAGAAAAAAAATGAAATTATCGCTCAATATGCTCGTCATGAAGGTGACACAGGTTCAGTAGAAGTGCAAGTAGCAGTTCTTACATGGGAAATTAACCACCTTAACAACCACATTAAAGAGCACAAAAAAGACCACGCAACTTACCGTGGCTTGATGAAAAAAATTGGTCACCGTCGTAACTTATTAGCATACTTACGTCGTACAGATGTTAACCGTTACCGTGAATTAATCCAATCATTAGGACTACGTCGTTAA
- the rplM gene encoding 50S ribosomal protein L13: MNKTTFMAKPGQVERKWYVVDATDVPLGRLSAVVASVLRGKNKPTFTPHTDTGDFVIVINAEKVKLTGKKASDKIYYTHSMYPGGLKQISAGELRSKNAVRLIEKSVKGMLPHNTLGRAQGMKLKVFVGGEHTHAAQQPEVLDISGLI, translated from the coding sequence ATGAATAAAACAACTTTTATGGCTAAACCAGGCCAAGTTGAACGTAAATGGTACGTTGTTGACGCAACAGATGTACCTCTTGGACGTCTTTCTGCAGTAGTTGCTAGCGTACTTCGCGGAAAAAACAAACCAACTTTTACACCACACACTGATACTGGTGATTTTGTAATTGTTATCAATGCTGAAAAAGTTAAATTAACTGGTAAAAAAGCAAGTGATAAAATTTACTACACTCACTCAATGTACCCAGGTGGTTTGAAACAAATTTCAGCAGGTGAACTACGTTCTAAAAATGCTGTACGTTTGATTGAAAAATCAGTTAAAGGCATGCTTCCACATAACACTCTTGGACGTGCACAAGGTATGAAATTGAAAGTCTTCGTTGGTGGTGAGCACACTCACGCTGCACAACAACCTGAAGTACTTGATATCTCAGGACTTATCTAA
- a CDS encoding Mini-ribonuclease 3 — protein sequence MTNVDVNLINGIALAFEGDAVYSYFIRRYLIFQGKTKPSQLHHLATRFVSAKAQAYLIQTMLDEGLLTDKEMAIYKRGRNTNSHTKAKNADVVTYRMSTGFEALMGYLDMTLQKDRLRELIDWCINTIENRDSAK from the coding sequence GTGACTAATGTTGATGTTAATCTCATAAATGGTATTGCTTTAGCCTTTGAAGGAGACGCAGTTTATTCTTATTTCATTAGACGGTATCTGATATTTCAAGGCAAGACGAAGCCTAGTCAACTGCATCATTTAGCAACACGATTTGTTTCTGCAAAAGCACAAGCTTATTTAATTCAAACAATGTTGGATGAAGGGTTGTTGACTGACAAAGAAATGGCTATTTATAAAAGAGGTCGTAATACGAATAGTCATACCAAAGCTAAAAATGCGGACGTCGTTACTTACCGCATGTCAACTGGCTTTGAAGCTCTTATGGGTTATCTAGATATGACCTTACAAAAAGATCGTCTAAGAGAGTTAATCGATTGGTGTATAAACACTATCGAAAATAGAGATAGCGCTAAATAG
- the cysS gene encoding cysteine--tRNA ligase, whose protein sequence is MIKIYNTLTRQLEDFKPIKENVVNMYVCGPTVYNYIHIGNARSTVAFDTIRRYFEYRGYTVNYVSNFTDVDDKIIKAAAEAGMTTKELSDKFIAAFKEDTAKLGVKPATQNPRVIEFMPQIIDFVSVLIDKGFAYESQGDVYFRVSKSQHYAQLANKTLADLQVGASGRTDDETLKKENPLDFALWKSAKEGEISWDSPWGQGRPGWHIECSVMATELLGDTIDIHGGGADLEFPHHTNEIAQSEAKTGKPFAHYWMHNGFVNIDNEKMSKSLGNFITVHDMLKTVDGQVLRFFLATQQYRKPINFTEKAIHDAEVNVKYLKNTYQQPLVASHDDMELESFKSQFIEAMDDDFNAANGITLIFEFAKWINSGHYNQEIKDEFEKMLSVFGIVFETEVLDSDIEALIAERQEARKQKDFAKADAIRDQLVKEGIKLLDTKDGVRWTRD, encoded by the coding sequence ATGATAAAAATCTATAATACCTTAACAAGGCAATTAGAAGACTTTAAACCAATCAAGGAAAATGTGGTTAACATGTATGTCTGTGGACCAACTGTTTATAACTATATTCATATTGGGAATGCCCGTTCTACAGTGGCATTTGATACAATTCGTCGCTACTTTGAATATCGTGGTTATACTGTAAATTATGTTTCAAATTTCACAGATGTTGATGATAAAATAATCAAAGCAGCTGCAGAAGCAGGGATGACCACAAAAGAGCTGTCGGATAAGTTTATTGCTGCTTTTAAAGAAGATACAGCTAAATTAGGTGTAAAACCAGCAACTCAAAATCCTAGAGTCATTGAATTTATGCCTCAAATCATTGATTTTGTGAGTGTCTTGATTGATAAAGGTTTTGCCTATGAGTCTCAAGGAGATGTTTATTTTAGAGTTAGTAAGTCGCAGCATTATGCACAATTAGCTAATAAAACATTAGCAGATTTACAAGTTGGTGCTTCAGGTAGAACAGATGACGAAACCTTAAAAAAAGAAAATCCACTTGATTTTGCACTTTGGAAATCTGCGAAGGAAGGTGAAATTTCTTGGGACAGTCCTTGGGGACAAGGTCGTCCAGGTTGGCATATTGAGTGTTCTGTGATGGCGACAGAACTTTTAGGAGATACTATTGATATCCATGGTGGTGGTGCAGATTTAGAATTTCCTCATCATACCAATGAAATTGCACAGTCTGAAGCAAAAACTGGGAAACCATTTGCTCATTATTGGATGCATAATGGTTTTGTCAATATTGATAATGAAAAAATGTCAAAATCTTTGGGCAATTTTATTACTGTGCATGACATGTTAAAAACAGTAGATGGGCAAGTGCTACGGTTCTTCTTAGCAACTCAGCAATATCGTAAACCCATTAATTTTACCGAAAAAGCCATTCATGATGCAGAAGTTAATGTCAAATACCTAAAAAATACTTACCAACAACCACTTGTTGCTAGTCATGATGATATGGAGTTAGAATCTTTTAAATCTCAATTTATTGAAGCGATGGATGATGATTTTAATGCTGCAAATGGTATTACATTGATTTTTGAATTTGCAAAATGGATCAATTCGGGTCACTATAATCAAGAAATCAAAGATGAATTTGAAAAGATGCTTAGTGTATTTGGTATTGTCTTTGAAACTGAAGTATTAGATAGTGATATTGAGGCTCTAATTGCTGAACGTCAGGAGGCACGAAAGCAAAAAGACTTTGCCAAAGCAGATGCTATTCGTGATCAATTGGTGAAAGAAGGCATTAAATTGTTAGACACCAAAGACGGGGTGAGGTGGACACGTGACTAA
- a CDS encoding LysR family transcriptional regulator encodes MDIRQLSYFLTIAKTQNYSHASKILFVSQPALKQSISKLEEELNTQLFIYNDHRLHLTSTGQTLFERGEPILKEFNQLVYDLQNNSDDKHQEITIGVTFLTMLQFMDQISQFIRNNPAVNVKIVEEGSMKLQQLIVDEEVDVAILSYPQIEHDIIIDPIAINHSSYSACIVVPNDHPLANKDFVVFKDLKGYNIASLSDHFSLGEFTKKRCRELGFANQVILTHDDFEILLHSLEKLDAITILPKELETFSPISSLAWIPLHDINSFYKQGLAYRKHLSSNYLVINQFIEAIKH; translated from the coding sequence ATGGATATTAGACAACTTTCCTACTTTTTAACCATTGCAAAAACTCAGAATTATTCTCATGCTTCAAAGATATTATTTGTCTCACAACCAGCTTTAAAACAATCTATTTCAAAGTTAGAAGAAGAATTAAATACACAGCTTTTTATATACAATGATCATAGACTTCATCTTACGAGTACTGGTCAAACTCTTTTTGAAAGAGGTGAACCTATTCTCAAAGAATTTAATCAACTTGTTTATGATTTACAAAATAATTCTGACGACAAACACCAAGAAATAACAATTGGCGTTACTTTTTTGACCATGTTACAATTTATGGATCAAATATCTCAGTTTATCCGTAATAATCCAGCTGTCAATGTCAAGATTGTTGAAGAAGGTTCCATGAAACTCCAACAATTAATCGTTGATGAAGAAGTTGATGTTGCCATTTTATCTTATCCCCAAATTGAACATGATATTATTATTGATCCTATTGCTATAAATCACTCTTCTTATTCTGCTTGCATTGTTGTTCCAAATGATCACCCATTAGCTAACAAAGATTTTGTCGTTTTTAAAGATTTAAAAGGGTATAACATTGCTAGCTTAAGCGATCATTTCTCCTTGGGAGAATTCACCAAAAAACGTTGTCGCGAATTAGGCTTTGCAAATCAAGTCATACTGACACATGATGATTTTGAAATTTTATTACACAGTTTAGAGAAGCTAGATGCTATTACAATATTACCTAAAGAATTAGAAACATTTAGTCCCATTTCCAGCTTAGCTTGGATTCCACTTCATGATATTAATAGTTTTTATAAACAAGGTCTTGCATACCGCAAACATTTATCTAGTAACTATCTGGTTATCAATCAATTTATCGAAGCTATCAAGCACTAA
- the pnp gene encoding polyribonucleotide nucleotidyltransferase: MTKQTFSTTFAGKPLIVEIGQVAKQANGATVVRYGDSTVLTAAVMSKKMATGDFFPLQVNYEEKMYAAGKFPGGFMKREGRPSTDATLTARLIDRPIRPMFAEGFRNEIQVINTVLSYDENASAPMAAMFGSSLALSISDIPFNGPIAGVQVGYIDGQFVINPDKDQMEKSSLELTVAGTKEAINMVESGAKELSESVMLEALLTGHKAIQELIAFQEEIVAAVGKEKAEVELLQVDSELQKEINDKYYGSLAKAVQVEEKLARQDATNAVREQVIAEYTERYEEDPEIERINRDVIEILEQMEHAEVRRLITEDKVRPDGRKIDEIRPLDAEIDFLPKVHGSGLFTRGQTQALSVLTLAPMGETQIVDGLEPEYKKRFLHHYNFPQYSVGETGRYGAAGRREIGHGALGERALAQVLPDIEEFPYAIRLVAEVLESNGSSSQASICAGTLALMAGGVPIKAPVAGIAMGLISDGKNYTVLTDIQGLEDHFGDMDFKVAGTRDGITALQMDIKIEGITPQILEEALAQAKKARFEILDLIESTIKEPRPELAPTAPKIDTVKIDVDKIKVVIGKGGETIDKIIAETGVKIDIDEEGNVQIFSSDQSAIDRTKAIIESLVREAKVGEVYHAKVVRIEKFGAFVNLFDKTDALVHISEIAWTRTNKVEDVLEVGEEVDVKVIKIDDKGRVDASMKALLPKPPKPEKQDDDKESHKAPKKDFVQRNKKEDKDDTK, encoded by the coding sequence ATGACAAAACAAACATTTTCAACGACTTTTGCTGGTAAACCATTAATTGTCGAAATTGGTCAAGTAGCTAAGCAAGCAAATGGAGCAACTGTCGTTCGTTATGGAGATTCAACTGTCTTAACAGCAGCAGTTATGTCAAAAAAAATGGCAACTGGGGATTTCTTCCCACTTCAAGTTAACTATGAGGAAAAAATGTATGCTGCAGGGAAATTCCCTGGTGGTTTTATGAAACGTGAAGGTCGTCCATCTACTGATGCCACTCTAACGGCACGACTAATTGACCGACCAATTCGTCCGATGTTTGCTGAAGGCTTTCGCAATGAGATCCAAGTGATTAACACTGTTTTATCTTATGATGAAAATGCAAGTGCACCAATGGCAGCCATGTTTGGATCATCATTAGCACTATCTATTTCTGATATTCCATTTAACGGGCCAATTGCCGGTGTGCAAGTAGGTTATATTGATGGTCAATTTGTCATCAATCCTGACAAAGACCAAATGGAAAAATCCAGTTTAGAATTAACCGTTGCTGGTACCAAAGAAGCCATTAATATGGTTGAGTCTGGTGCAAAAGAACTTTCAGAATCAGTTATGCTTGAGGCTCTTTTAACTGGTCATAAAGCCATTCAAGAGTTAATTGCTTTCCAAGAAGAGATTGTTGCAGCTGTAGGTAAAGAAAAGGCCGAAGTTGAGTTATTGCAAGTTGATTCTGAATTACAAAAAGAAATTAATGATAAGTACTATGGCAGCCTAGCAAAAGCTGTTCAAGTTGAAGAGAAGTTGGCTCGTCAAGATGCCACAAATGCAGTTCGTGAACAAGTTATTGCAGAATATACAGAACGTTATGAGGAAGATCCAGAGATTGAGCGAATCAACCGTGATGTTATCGAAATTCTTGAACAAATGGAACATGCTGAAGTCAGACGATTGATTACAGAAGATAAGGTTAGACCGGATGGTCGTAAAATTGATGAAATTAGACCTTTGGATGCTGAGATTGACTTTTTACCAAAAGTTCATGGTTCTGGACTTTTTACTAGAGGACAAACACAAGCATTGTCTGTTCTGACTTTGGCACCAATGGGTGAGACACAAATTGTTGATGGTCTTGAGCCAGAATACAAAAAACGCTTCTTACATCATTATAATTTCCCACAATATTCTGTTGGGGAGACTGGTCGTTATGGTGCAGCAGGCCGTCGTGAAATTGGACACGGTGCCCTAGGAGAAAGAGCCTTAGCACAAGTATTACCAGATATTGAAGAATTCCCATATGCTATTAGATTAGTTGCTGAAGTTTTAGAATCTAATGGTTCGTCATCACAAGCATCAATTTGTGCGGGGACATTAGCCCTAATGGCAGGTGGTGTGCCAATTAAAGCACCAGTTGCTGGGATTGCGATGGGTCTTATTTCAGATGGAAAGAACTACACTGTTTTGACTGATATTCAGGGCCTTGAAGATCACTTTGGTGATATGGACTTTAAAGTTGCTGGAACACGTGATGGTATCACGGCGCTTCAAATGGATATTAAAATTGAAGGTATCACACCACAAATCTTAGAAGAAGCATTAGCACAAGCTAAAAAAGCTAGATTTGAAATTCTTGATTTGATTGAGTCTACTATCAAAGAACCTCGTCCAGAATTGGCACCAACAGCTCCCAAAATTGACACCGTTAAAATTGATGTTGATAAAATCAAAGTTGTCATTGGTAAAGGTGGCGAAACTATTGATAAAATTATCGCAGAAACTGGTGTTAAAATTGATATTGATGAAGAAGGAAATGTTCAAATCTTCTCTAGTGATCAATCTGCTATTGATAGAACAAAAGCGATTATTGAAAGCTTAGTTCGTGAAGCTAAAGTTGGCGAAGTCTACCATGCAAAAGTTGTCCGTATTGAAAAATTTGGTGCTTTTGTCAATCTTTTTGATAAGACAGATGCTCTTGTTCATATCTCAGAAATCGCTTGGACACGTACAAATAAAGTTGAGGATGTCCTTGAAGTTGGTGAAGAAGTTGATGTTAAGGTTATCAAGATTGATGATAAAGGTAGAGTAGATGCTTCAATGAAAGCTTTACTACCAAAACCTCCAAAACCAGAAAAACAAGACGACGATAAAGAAAGTCACAAAGCTCCTAAAAAAGACTTTGTACAAAGAAATAAAAAAGAAGATAAAGATGACACTAAATAA
- a CDS encoding SseB family protein, translating into MTLNKELDLRLRTFINAPDNFLECVGLVNALHQYPVLVGKDLYAIEVDGVKVVPVFTDYKDLNQFKTEQESAQIQVWREQSALTVLEDVIKNGLSGLVFNLKKVGDFTNSTIFKSSDMIQFINNFTTILNTVMSDDNQSAETMDKFYFVPAFVLPKDNQFYDRLFPTMATPEGKSYVPAFSNLQSLAKWYNQDDFGGAFRRGKGTILTWKIDDIYKPRNGENDIDETFGVAINPFDDQQILIDWSEIDN; encoded by the coding sequence ATGACACTAAATAAAGAACTTGATCTCCGTTTAAGGACATTTATCAATGCACCAGATAATTTTTTAGAATGTGTTGGTTTAGTTAATGCCTTGCATCAATATCCTGTTTTAGTAGGAAAAGATCTTTATGCTATTGAAGTTGACGGCGTAAAGGTAGTTCCTGTCTTTACAGACTATAAAGATCTGAATCAATTTAAAACAGAACAAGAAAGTGCTCAAATCCAAGTTTGGCGTGAACAATCTGCGCTAACTGTGCTTGAAGATGTCATTAAAAATGGACTATCTGGACTTGTCTTTAACTTGAAAAAAGTAGGCGATTTTACAAATTCAACGATTTTTAAAAGTTCTGATATGATTCAATTTATTAATAACTTCACAACTATTTTAAATACTGTGATGAGTGACGATAATCAATCGGCAGAAACTATGGATAAGTTTTATTTTGTTCCTGCTTTTGTACTTCCTAAGGATAATCAATTTTATGATCGACTATTTCCAACAATGGCTACTCCTGAAGGGAAGAGCTATGTGCCAGCATTTTCAAACTTACAAAGTCTGGCTAAATGGTACAACCAAGATGACTTTGGAGGTGCTTTTAGAAGAGGAAAAGGGACCATTTTGACTTGGAAAATTGATGATATCTATAAACCTAGAAATGGGGAAAATGATATTGATGAGACCTTTGGTGTCGCTATTAACCCATTTGATGATCAGCAAATTTTGATTGACTGGTCAGAAATAGATAATTGA